The following proteins come from a genomic window of Amaranthus tricolor cultivar Red isolate AtriRed21 chromosome 14, ASM2621246v1, whole genome shotgun sequence:
- the LOC130799490 gene encoding homeobox protein BEL1 homolog codes for MYKMDTHQHHHHDQLLEEKSSRENNMMVSSSSSNFSYSNVVPHHLGVTHIQNFDSDPEIYNLTSGIEMIGFQPKAPNNTHHHDHHNHDDQIQTLMVSSSQKQQHQQMGNFMEDSSLRPCVFPCEGNERPSQGLSLSLSSSNPSTISLQSFELRHNHPQIFSLSSPSSNSRDEFSGKSQSFHHHHHQDNQQSQVFLGKSVVGGSTSLHLQFEFRNCKYMEPAQELLNEFCNIGTKLNPNDPKGKKPQSKKNKDQWELDEGGGDHESNLNNTNNNNASSSSSSSNALYGVSLLELQKRKTNLLGMLEELDRRYKHYCEQMKGIVASFEAVAGHGTANVYTTLASKAMSRHFKCLRDTIVGQINETKKAMGEKDSNNSTILGTTRGETPRLRILDRNLRQQRAYQQMTMMETHPWRPQRGLPERSVSVLRAWLFEHFLHPYPSDIDKHILARQTGLTRGQVSNWFINARVRLWKPMVEQMYLEETKEEQDNMGPASSENPTHLISEDLKPDPEQLIRVDPDSLSSIVNPSRQNGHFMGRIEGFGFIDHLDYQNDEYTLHQGFGGGISRGNTNNVSLTLGLQQNAGGNGVSLAFSPASASGTASLFFPRSNQMNQDCQPMNDQYSLLDGDHQGHSLPYRNLMGAQVLHDFA; via the exons ATGTATAAAATGGATACtcatcaacatcaccatcatgaTCAATTGTTGGAAGAAAAATCATCAAGGGAAAACAATATGATGgtatcatcttcttcatcaaatttttcCTACTCAAATGTTGTTCCTCATCATTTAGGTGTAACCCATATACAAAATTTTGATTCAGACCCTGAAATCTACAACTTAACTAGTGGTATAGAAATGATAGGGTTTCAACCAAAAGCACCCAATAATACCCACCATCATGATCATCATAATCATGATgatcaaattcaaactttaatGGTATCCTCATCCCAAAAACAACAACATCAACAAATGGGTAATTTTATGGAGGATTCTTCATTAAGGCCATGTGTGTTCCCTTGTGAAGGAAATGAAAGACCAAGTCAAGGGTTATCACTTTCTCTATCTTCTTCAAACCCATCAACTATTAGCCTTCAATCCTTTGAATTAAGACATAATCACCCTCAAATATTTAGCCTTTCTTCTCCTTCATCAAATTCTAGAGATGAATTTTCTGGAAAGTCTCAatcttttcatcatcatcatcatcaagatAATCAACAAAGTCAAGTTTTTCTTGGGAAAAGTGTTGTAGGTGGAAGTACAAGTCTCCATCTACAGTTTGAGTTTAGGAATTGTAAGTACATGGAACCTGCTCAAGAGCTTTTGAATGAGTTTTGTAATATTGGAACAAAGCTAAACCCAAATGATCCAAAAGGGAAAAAACCTCAATCAAAgaagaacaaagatcaatgggAGTTAGATGAAGGTGGTGGTGATCACGAATCAAATttgaataatactaacaataacaatgcaAGTAGTAGCTCTTCTTCAAGCAATGCATTGTATGGTGTTAGTCTCTTGGAATTGCAAAAGAGGAAGACAAACTTGCTTGGCATGTTAGAAGAG TTGGACAGAAGGTACAAGCACTATTGTGAACAAATGAAAGGAATTGTAGCTTCATTTGAAGCAGTGGCCGGTCATGGGACAGCCAATGTCTACACTACCTTAGCCTCCAAGGCAATGTCAAGGCATTTTAAGTGTCTAAGAGATACAATTGTGGGTCAAATCAATGAAACCAAGAAAGCCATGGGTGAAAAAGACTCAAATAATTCAACAATTCTTGGAACTACAAGAGGAGAAACTCCAAGACTTAGAATTTTAGACCGAAATCTAAGACAACAAAGAGCTTATCAACAAATGACTATGATGGAAACTCATCCTTGGAGACCACAAAGAGGCTTACCCGAACGATCCGTTTCTGTTCTTCGCGCTTGGCTCTTTGAACATTTTCTCCATCC GTACCCAAGCGACATTGATAAGCACATATTAGCCCGCCAAACTGGTCTTACTAGAGGTCAG GTGTCTAATTGGTTTATTAATGCAAGAGTAAGGCTATGGAAACCAATGGTGGAACAAATGTACTTAGAAGAAACTAAAGAAGAGCAAGATAACATGGGACCGGCCTCCTCGGAGAATCCTACTCATCTTATTTCTGAAGACCTAAAACCGGATCCGGAACAACTTATTCGGGTTGACCCGGATTCCCTTTCTTCTATTGTCAACCCTTCAAGACAAAATGGGCATTTCATGGGTCGGATTGAGGGTTTTGGATTCATCGATCATTTGGATTATCAAAATGACGAATATACCCTTCACCAAGGTTTTGGAGGTGGTATTAGTAGGGGTAACACTAACAATGTGTCATTAACATTAGGGTTACAACAAAATGCTGGTGGAAATGGTGTGAGCTTAGCATTTTCTCCGGCGTCAGCGTCGGGAACGGCTTCTCTTTTCTTCCCTAGATCAAATCAAATGAATCAAGATTGTCAACCTATGAATGATCAATATTCTCTTTTGGATGGAGATCATCAAGGGCATAGTTTGCCTTATAGAAACTTAATGGGTGCTCAAGTTCTTCATGATTTTGCATAA
- the LOC130799398 gene encoding uncharacterized protein LOC130799398, whose protein sequence is MFHHHHQSHNVNSNIDIYSTPIRGESLDENEMEYDDDDDDDENEGNDQDDQYGEDGGNTVHHVDASLYTQPSFQDLLPNNNDEAPIPSKKSWDLMEDIALICSVMNTSTDPIVSTNQKIRVRWQKVKKAYEAARMERPHLIPRRTADMLKCRWGRLAPACLKWSGSYDEALRRKKSGTTDEDVLKRSIFNPSKKTRDVSSESSGKRSRTEEDSETPTSEPQGGSSTRPEGVKKAKARMTEKMVADQSIQALSAFGESLRLNSEIVKEKTELQKRKEARKQKQLQLEEYRMNWEIYESLSKKETLQPWEANMMVQLGQYL, encoded by the exons atgtttcaccaccatcatcaatctcACAATGTTAACTCTAATATTGATATCTATTCAACTCCAATAAGGGGTGAAAGTTTAGACGAAAATGAAatggagtatgatgatgatgatgatgatgatgaaaatgaaggaAATGATCAAGATGATCAATATGGTGAAGATGGAGGAAATACTGTTCATCATGTTGATGCTAGTCTTTACACCCAACCATCATTTCAAGATCTA CTacctaataataatgatgaagcCCCTATACCTTCAAAGAAAAGTTGGGATTTGATGGAAGATATTGCTCTCATATGTTCAGTCATGAACACAAGTACAGATCCAATTGTGAGCACCAACCAAAAGATAAGAGTGAGGTGGCAGAAAGTTAAGAAAGCTTATGAAGCAGCGAGGATGGAACGACCCCATCTGATCCCACGAAGAACCGCCGACATGCTTAAATGTCGTTGGGGTAGACTTGCTCCAGCATGTTTGAAGTGGTCTGGAAGTTATGATGAGGCTCTTAGGAGGAAGAAGAGTGGCACGACAGATGAAGATGTGCTTAAAAGAAGCATATTTAATCCATCAAAGAAAACACG TGATGTTAGTAGTGAAAGTAGTGGGAAAAGATCAAGGACGGAAGAAGATTCTGAAACACCAACAAGTGAACCTCAAGGAGGATCATCTACTCGCCCCGAGGGTGTGAAGAAGGCTAAGGCTCGCATGACTGAGAAAATGGTTGCAGATCAATCAATTCAAGCTTTGAGTGCATTTGGAGAGAGTCTTCGACTTAATTCAGAAATAGTGAAAGAGAAGACAGAActtcaaaaacgaaaagaagcccgaaaacaaaaacaacttcaacTGGAAGAATATCGAATGAATTGGGAGATCTATGAATCATTAAGCAAAAAGGAAACTCTTCAGCCATGGGAAGCTAATATGATGGTTCAACTTGGACAATACCTTTAG